The Bacteroidales bacterium nucleotide sequence ATTGCAATTGCCGAATTGGAAAAAGCCGAAATAATGTTAAAAAACTCAAAAGCTGAATATCAGGCTTCCGAGGATTATCTGAAACTAATCAGGGAGGGTGTCTCTTCACGTTCCAAAGAGCAAACTAATACTCTTGTAACATCTACTATTGAAGGTATGGTATTAACTGTCCCTATTGAAGTGGGCAACTCAGTTATAGAAAGCAATAACTTTAATCCAGGAACAACCATAGCCGTGATTGCTAATATGTCTGAAATGATTTTCATGGGCAAGGTTGACGAGGTTGAGGTTGGGAAACTGCATTTAGGAATGGATCTGATTTTAACAATAGGAGCAATCACCGACACCAAATTCGATGCAAAACTCGAATACATCGCACCTAAGGGGGTTGAAGAATCAGGAGCTATTAAGTTTGAGATTAGGGCAGAGATGAAACTTAAAGAGGATTTTTTTGTACGCTCGGGATATAGTGCAACCGCCGAGATAGTCTTAGAGCAAAAAGATAGTATAATGGCTGTGAAAGAGAGCCTTTTGAAATTCGCCGAAAAAGGAGACTCTGTCTATGTTGAAGTCCTTGTCGATGAAACTCCTCAGACATTTGAAAAGCGTTATGTTAAAATCGGGCTGAGTGACGGCATAAATACAGAAATATTAGAGGGACTGTCAATGGAAGACAAAATAAAAGGCGCCGTCAAACGCGAGGATTTTGATGTAGATAGCACCAAACAAATGTAGCAAAGGGATAAGGAGCAAGGTACAAGGTAAAAGTTTCAATTCGTTACTCGTAATTGTTATTTGCTTTTATCTAAATTTTGTTTGGAATAATTTTTGTGCGATTATATATTCTAATCAAGCGCTCTAATTTTAAAAACTTCTATATACTGTAATTATCAAAAATTCCTGCTTTTATTTTGCAATTCAATAAAAAATCATCATTTTTAACCGCTAAAATTTAAAAAGAATTTAAATCTAATAAAATCATGAGAAAATTATTACTTTTTGGAGTTCTTTCATTACTAATGATAGGCTCAAATCAAGCACAGACCCGAATTTCGTTAAAAGCTGGAGAAAATGAACTCAAGCTTGTTAATAGTGAAAGAACAGGACTGTCG carries:
- a CDS encoding efflux RND transporter periplasmic adaptor subunit, which produces MRKILKRSLLVLVVLIFAYTIFFLFQKSRKKPVIYTIETPFKTNIVNKTVATGKVVPRKEIEIKPRVSGIVNELFVEPGDIVRVGTPLARIKIVPDMISLNNAESRVEKAKISLDDAQRVYDRQKQLFDQQVIAIAELEKAEIMLKNSKAEYQASEDYLKLIREGVSSRSKEQTNTLVTSTIEGMVLTVPIEVGNSVIESNNFNPGTTIAVIANMSEMIFMGKVDEVEVGKLHLGMDLILTIGAITDTKFDAKLEYIAPKGVEESGAIKFEIRAEMKLKEDFFVRSGYSATAEIVLEQKDSIMAVKESLLKFAEKGDSVYVEVLVDETPQTFEKRYVKIGLSDGINTEILEGLSMEDKIKGAVKREDFDVDSTKQM